Proteins encoded in a region of the Sporichthyaceae bacterium genome:
- a CDS encoding nuclear transport factor 2 family protein, whose translation MTDHQILADLHQVVTAFCRGVDRRDPEILASCFTPDATDNHGVYRGSAAGFVTWVTEATAAMGFMQHAVSNLHVLSAQDDRATSETYYHMRCVGTDGEIAAVFGRYLDTWARHDGRWLIADRLCLVEWSSPNSGFPADLFENGATDRSDPSYSLTPSHA comes from the coding sequence ATGACTGACCATCAGATTCTTGCCGACCTGCACCAGGTCGTGACCGCGTTCTGCCGGGGAGTGGACCGGCGCGACCCGGAGATCCTGGCGTCGTGCTTCACCCCGGACGCCACCGACAACCACGGCGTCTACCGCGGTTCCGCGGCCGGCTTCGTCACCTGGGTCACCGAGGCCACCGCCGCCATGGGGTTCATGCAACACGCGGTGTCCAACCTGCACGTGCTCAGCGCCCAAGACGACCGGGCAACCTCGGAGACCTACTACCACATGCGCTGTGTTGGTACCGACGGCGAGATCGCTGCGGTCTTCGGCCGGTACCTGGACACCTGGGCGCGCCACGACGGTCGGTGGCTCATCGCCGACCGCCTCTGTCTCGTCGAATGGTCCTCGCCGAACTCGGGGTTCCCTGCCGATCTGTTCGAGAACGGTGCCACCGACCGGTCCGACCCGTCTTACTCGCTCACGCCCAGCCACGCCTGA
- a CDS encoding SDR family oxidoreductase: MLAGLAGSTAVVTGAAGGIGRAICARLSAEGVRVVAADLDVAAVEKVVAELPTEALPLHADVTDEDSVRWIVECAVSAFGRVDMMQINAGIESAALPVAEFDIVDYRQVFDVNVLGAFLCARAAVRQMSSQATGGRILFTASVSALKGDPGVSVYVASKHAVLGLARCLAKETATAPIRVNTLCPGLVDTRMMRSLEERMGAMTQLNPQQMKSALEGIVPKGRYACPEEVAAISAWILSDEASYCHGEVFTVSGGLAP, encoded by the coding sequence ATGCTCGCAGGACTTGCCGGCTCGACAGCCGTCGTCACCGGTGCCGCCGGGGGAATCGGGCGCGCGATATGCGCACGACTGTCCGCCGAGGGCGTACGCGTCGTCGCGGCCGATCTGGATGTCGCCGCGGTGGAAAAGGTCGTCGCCGAACTCCCCACCGAGGCCTTGCCCCTGCATGCCGACGTAACCGATGAGGACAGCGTTCGGTGGATCGTGGAGTGCGCGGTTTCCGCGTTCGGCCGGGTCGACATGATGCAGATCAACGCCGGAATCGAGTCGGCCGCGCTCCCCGTCGCGGAGTTCGACATCGTCGACTACCGCCAGGTCTTCGACGTCAACGTGCTCGGCGCTTTCCTGTGCGCGCGCGCCGCCGTCCGGCAGATGTCCAGCCAAGCGACCGGCGGCCGAATTCTGTTCACCGCGAGTGTCTCGGCACTCAAGGGCGATCCCGGAGTCTCCGTCTACGTCGCGTCCAAGCACGCCGTGCTCGGCCTGGCCCGCTGCCTGGCCAAAGAGACGGCCACCGCGCCGATCCGGGTCAACACGCTGTGCCCGGGACTGGTGGACACCCGGATGATGCGCTCACTCGAGGAACGCATGGGCGCCATGACGCAACTGAACCCCCAGCAGATGAAGAGCGCCCTGGAAGGAATCGTCCCCAAGGGACGCTACGCGTGCCCCGAGGAGGTTGCGGCGATCTCCGCCTGGATCCTCAGCGACGAAGCGTCCTACTGTCACGGCGAGGTCTTCACCGTCAGCGGTGGCCTGGCCCCGTGA
- a CDS encoding molybdopterin-dependent oxidoreductase: MIADLEPDMGNETVVHTVCRICASSCGIDATVDVDRNKVLNIAPDRHNVQGWRDFCRKGQTAHEAVDHPRRIRRPMRRVGDRYVEASWAEATADIADRLNAIIDRHGPDAVGSYSGNPMGMAFGVTAFYTGLLDAIGTQNRYWVGSIDQNNVHVVARALYGSELISLVPDIDSCDFFLLIGMDPGVSKFGWVDCVQEGWHRMLARQREGAQVVVVDPRRSFTAQRADLHIAPAPGSDWALLLGLVKTVLDESLQRPNPSLPLSGLEEIRRLVDRADPADLSRRCDVPLPVIQDLARRFAAAPRAMCLTHTGVAHSEHGTLGEWLGQVLNLLTGRIDAAGGRRHERGVVDAGMVAALFTPQNPHRTRLRDLPAIAGAHSLAELPDEITTAGPGQIRALLIGNGNPVTSGPDGSALDDALSTLELLVVFDLVQRESHRHAHWLIPGTHWLERGELHPFLCSVSEQPVVQYGRQAVQPLPGIKPEWEFFTDLALAMDRNLFGKPGVNRIIRALRRLAKVIGRPGLQFNPEWISRLMVLVGRRVRWRDILAAQHGLRYSERRYGDLTRALRTPDQQVHLAPASFVTACLDALAQPAERSAEYPYLLINRRHRESMNSWLNDLPGLHRNHRRNVAELHDADAEAIGVRNGDLLEVASATGSFVVPVEISDAVRRGVVCVPHGWGSRTFDPHGERPPGVHGSNRNLVVSNRAIDRLSQTPAFNSTPVCLRRVDPFSDAEAAVEDGTALRGLRSAQRV, translated from the coding sequence GTGATCGCGGATCTGGAACCGGACATGGGCAACGAGACCGTCGTGCACACGGTGTGCCGCATCTGCGCATCGTCGTGCGGCATCGACGCGACGGTCGACGTCGACCGGAACAAGGTGTTGAACATCGCGCCCGATAGGCACAACGTGCAGGGGTGGCGCGACTTCTGTCGGAAGGGCCAGACCGCGCACGAGGCCGTCGATCACCCCCGGCGGATCCGTCGACCGATGCGTCGGGTCGGCGATCGGTACGTCGAGGCCTCCTGGGCGGAGGCCACCGCGGATATCGCCGATCGACTGAACGCGATTATCGATCGCCACGGCCCGGATGCCGTCGGTTCCTACAGCGGCAACCCGATGGGGATGGCTTTCGGGGTCACGGCGTTCTACACCGGTCTGCTGGACGCGATCGGCACCCAGAACCGTTACTGGGTCGGGTCGATCGATCAGAACAACGTGCACGTGGTCGCCCGCGCGCTCTACGGCAGCGAGCTGATCTCCCTGGTACCCGACATCGACAGCTGCGACTTCTTCCTGCTGATCGGCATGGACCCGGGCGTCAGCAAGTTCGGCTGGGTGGATTGCGTCCAAGAGGGTTGGCACCGCATGCTCGCCCGACAGCGCGAAGGCGCGCAGGTCGTCGTGGTGGACCCGCGTCGCTCCTTCACCGCGCAACGGGCCGACCTACACATCGCACCGGCGCCTGGCTCGGACTGGGCGCTGCTGCTCGGCCTGGTCAAGACCGTCCTCGACGAATCCCTGCAGCGACCGAACCCATCGCTGCCGCTGAGCGGGCTGGAGGAGATCCGACGGTTGGTCGACCGGGCCGACCCGGCGGATCTGTCCCGCCGCTGCGATGTTCCCCTCCCGGTGATCCAGGACCTGGCCCGACGGTTCGCCGCAGCCCCGCGCGCGATGTGCTTGACCCACACCGGCGTCGCGCACAGCGAACACGGAACCCTCGGCGAGTGGCTCGGGCAGGTGCTGAACCTCCTGACCGGGCGCATCGATGCCGCCGGCGGTCGTCGACACGAACGCGGCGTGGTCGACGCCGGCATGGTGGCCGCACTGTTCACCCCGCAAAACCCGCACCGGACGCGGTTGCGTGACCTGCCGGCCATCGCAGGCGCGCACTCCCTCGCCGAGCTGCCCGACGAGATCACCACAGCCGGCCCCGGCCAGATCAGAGCCTTGCTGATCGGGAACGGTAATCCGGTCACGTCGGGGCCCGACGGATCGGCGTTGGACGATGCCCTGAGCACGCTGGAGCTGCTCGTCGTGTTCGACCTCGTCCAACGAGAGAGTCACCGCCACGCGCACTGGCTCATCCCCGGGACGCATTGGCTCGAGCGTGGCGAACTGCACCCATTTCTGTGCAGCGTCTCGGAACAACCGGTCGTCCAGTACGGACGCCAAGCCGTACAACCGTTGCCCGGAATCAAGCCCGAATGGGAATTCTTCACCGATCTCGCGCTCGCGATGGACCGCAACCTGTTCGGCAAGCCCGGCGTGAACCGCATCATCCGCGCCTTGCGTCGGCTGGCGAAAGTGATCGGCAGACCAGGACTGCAATTCAATCCGGAATGGATCAGCCGACTCATGGTGCTGGTCGGGCGGCGAGTGCGCTGGCGCGACATCCTGGCCGCGCAGCACGGCCTGCGCTACAGCGAGCGTCGCTACGGCGACCTCACCCGAGCGTTGCGGACCCCGGACCAACAGGTGCACCTCGCGCCGGCCTCCTTCGTTACGGCCTGCCTCGACGCCCTGGCGCAACCGGCGGAGCGCTCGGCCGAATATCCGTATCTGCTCATCAACCGTCGCCACCGCGAGTCGATGAACTCCTGGCTCAACGATCTCCCCGGCCTGCACCGAAACCACCGCCGCAACGTCGCAGAGCTGCATGACGCGGACGCTGAGGCCATCGGCGTCCGCAATGGCGATCTGCTCGAAGTCGCCTCGGCGACCGGGTCGTTCGTGGTTCCCGTCGAGATCTCCGACGCCGTGCGCCGCGGCGTCGTGTGTGTCCCGCACGGATGGGGCAGTCGCACCTTCGACCCACACGGCGAGCGTCCACCCGGAGTGCACGGGTCGAACCGGAATCTCGTGGTCAGCAATCGGGCCATCGATCGGCTCTCCCAGACTCCGGCCTTCAATTCCACGCCCGTGTGCCTGCGACGTGTCGACCCGTTCTCCGATGCCGAGGCAGCCGTCGAAGACGGTACGGCGCTGCGGGGGCTTCGATCTGCACAACGTGTCTGA
- a CDS encoding SDR family NAD(P)-dependent oxidoreductase, translating into MSLDEKVAVITGGTGGIGFGIARAFVDAGAKVLVTGRDVERGEKAVAELGGESRAGFFGGDAMDQAAVEACIDRAVDVFGRLDILVNNSGGATQFGLVADLPDSAWEQAIRWNLTSPFWACRRALKYLVPQRSGRIINISSVEGKHGRPGIAQYVAAKHGVIGLTKALAQEVGTLGITVNAICPGLVMTPLIRAQSAGPAALQNMSPEEFLQGYADDAAIKRFITTEEVGAMAVLIASDAGSGITGAALSVDGGTAGY; encoded by the coding sequence ATGAGCCTGGACGAGAAGGTGGCCGTCATCACCGGTGGTACCGGCGGGATCGGCTTCGGTATTGCCCGTGCCTTCGTCGACGCCGGGGCCAAGGTGCTGGTTACCGGGCGCGACGTCGAACGGGGGGAGAAGGCGGTAGCAGAACTCGGGGGAGAGTCCCGAGCCGGCTTCTTCGGCGGCGACGCGATGGATCAGGCCGCCGTCGAAGCGTGCATCGACCGCGCCGTCGATGTGTTCGGTCGACTGGACATCCTGGTCAACAACTCCGGCGGGGCGACGCAGTTCGGGCTCGTCGCCGACCTGCCCGACAGCGCCTGGGAGCAGGCGATCCGGTGGAACCTGACATCACCGTTCTGGGCCTGTCGGCGGGCGCTGAAGTATCTGGTGCCGCAACGCTCCGGGCGGATCATCAACATTTCCTCGGTCGAGGGCAAGCACGGTCGCCCCGGGATCGCGCAGTACGTGGCGGCGAAGCACGGCGTCATCGGCCTGACGAAGGCGCTGGCCCAGGAGGTCGGCACGCTCGGCATCACGGTGAACGCCATCTGCCCCGGGCTGGTGATGACTCCGTTGATCCGCGCGCAGTCGGCCGGCCCCGCCGCGCTGCAGAACATGAGCCCGGAGGAGTTCCTGCAGGGCTATGCCGACGATGCCGCAATCAAGCGGTTCATCACGACCGAGGAGGTCGGGGCGATGGCCGTGCTCATCGCCTCCGACGCCGGCTCCGGTATCACCGGCGCGGCCCTGAGCGTGGATGGCGGCACCGCCGGCTACTGA
- a CDS encoding phosphotransferase, translating into MFPGAIDRIPTTVEDLDPAWLTRILRQSGALGVDAEVTGLVPTSLGVGVGMMSGLVRLGLRTDGPGDRPSLVFKFASPSETNRAVAEGFRMYEREVRFFSEVAHTLGDAAPACYLAVHDPVTGAFALLLEDLGDYRAGDQASGCSLADVERAVERVARLHLGTWGARGNPAYAAWPTCDGPLYVQGLGAGVAAGFDTAMAAFDHVLAPEIAKAGDRFRSGIPVLHAQMAEGPQALAHGDLRADNLMFATAEHHRPLVMLDFQAPIVTKPVHDLAYLLTQSVDVTLRQAEERRVLQEYAAMLRQADPGYSDEQCWQDYRLAALHCFEYAVVVAGTLDPSNDRGRAWISAMMERSSAAIMDLGLLALLP; encoded by the coding sequence ATGTTTCCAGGCGCGATCGACCGAATTCCCACCACTGTCGAGGATCTCGACCCGGCCTGGCTCACGCGAATCCTGCGGCAGAGCGGAGCGCTGGGCGTCGACGCGGAGGTCACCGGCCTCGTCCCCACTTCACTGGGGGTGGGCGTCGGGATGATGTCGGGCCTGGTGCGCCTGGGCCTGCGCACGGACGGTCCCGGTGATCGCCCCAGCCTGGTGTTCAAGTTCGCCAGCCCGAGCGAGACCAATCGCGCGGTCGCCGAGGGTTTCCGGATGTACGAGCGAGAAGTGCGCTTCTTCTCCGAGGTGGCGCACACCTTGGGCGACGCGGCGCCTGCCTGTTATCTGGCCGTCCACGACCCGGTGACCGGGGCCTTTGCTCTGCTGCTGGAGGACCTGGGCGACTATCGGGCGGGGGATCAGGCATCCGGATGCTCCCTCGCCGACGTGGAGCGCGCGGTCGAGCGGGTCGCGCGGCTGCACCTCGGGACCTGGGGAGCCCGCGGCAATCCGGCATACGCCGCCTGGCCCACCTGCGACGGCCCGTTGTACGTGCAGGGCCTCGGCGCCGGGGTCGCAGCCGGATTCGACACGGCGATGGCCGCCTTTGACCACGTCCTCGCGCCGGAGATCGCGAAGGCCGGTGATCGGTTCCGATCCGGCATACCCGTGTTGCACGCGCAGATGGCCGAGGGACCCCAGGCACTCGCGCATGGTGACCTGCGTGCGGACAACCTGATGTTCGCCACGGCGGAGCATCACCGCCCGCTCGTCATGTTGGACTTCCAAGCCCCGATTGTGACCAAGCCCGTGCACGACCTCGCGTACCTGCTCACGCAGAGCGTGGATGTCACACTCCGGCAGGCCGAAGAGCGTCGTGTTCTCCAGGAATACGCCGCGATGCTGCGTCAGGCGGACCCCGGCTACTCCGACGAGCAGTGCTGGCAGGACTACCGCCTCGCCGCCCTGCACTGCTTCGAGTACGCCGTGGTCGTCGCCGGCACCCTCGACCCGAGCAACGACCGCGGGCGGGCCTGGATATCGGCGATGATGGAACGGTCGAGCGCCGCGATCATGGACCTCGGTCTGCTCGCGCTCCTACCCTGA
- a CDS encoding trypsin-like serine protease translates to MHHVSKRRRLSAIALVAGITATSWIHAPAAGAVIGAKSDTPNASWAALIEYEPNGHTPQSICSGALVARTWVLTAAHCVINYTVADHQLHYTKRPVKTFGIYLGSKGEDGRQYRATSITVGNIALSEQGFEHFDNDIALIHLTKATSRDPLWLLQRPGLATTGRTTRGYGFGDIDGTNQGDGAQTLRAQHDTNRLLLNCAGIYGSTQPITDGVACATPKEILPVAGGLNAYSVLTHGDSGAPVTLALDKGNRVAAFVQSLERTGGPTYNLLNVINVGETVFNQATAAWIRKKAGIPQALPGHIVEGPSGKKYLVDDDGILRPIKSHSVTTCLRAHGRPLDPPISKHKIALLPKWTSKKAAC, encoded by the coding sequence ATGCACCACGTCTCGAAGCGCCGGCGGCTGAGCGCGATCGCACTCGTCGCGGGGATCACCGCCACATCCTGGATACACGCGCCGGCTGCCGGCGCCGTCATCGGTGCGAAAAGCGACACTCCGAACGCCTCATGGGCCGCCCTCATCGAGTACGAACCCAACGGTCACACGCCGCAATCAATCTGCTCCGGCGCACTCGTCGCCCGCACGTGGGTGCTGACCGCAGCACACTGCGTCATCAACTACACCGTGGCCGATCACCAGCTGCACTACACCAAACGCCCGGTGAAGACCTTCGGCATCTACCTCGGATCCAAGGGCGAGGACGGAAGGCAATACCGGGCCACCAGCATCACCGTCGGCAACATCGCCCTGTCCGAGCAGGGCTTCGAACACTTCGACAACGACATCGCCCTGATCCACCTGACCAAGGCAACCTCCCGTGACCCGTTGTGGCTACTGCAGCGACCGGGCCTGGCCACGACCGGACGCACGACCCGCGGCTACGGCTTCGGTGACATCGACGGGACGAACCAGGGCGACGGCGCGCAGACATTGCGTGCGCAGCACGACACCAACCGACTCCTGCTCAACTGCGCGGGCATCTACGGCAGCACACAACCCATCACCGACGGCGTCGCCTGCGCCACACCCAAAGAGATCCTCCCGGTCGCCGGCGGGCTCAATGCGTACTCAGTCCTCACCCACGGTGATTCCGGGGCACCGGTGACCCTCGCCCTGGACAAGGGGAACCGGGTCGCGGCATTCGTTCAGTCCCTGGAGAGAACCGGCGGGCCCACCTACAACCTGCTCAACGTCATCAATGTGGGCGAGACCGTGTTCAACCAAGCCACCGCCGCCTGGATACGCAAGAAAGCCGGAATTCCGCAGGCCCTCCCCGGCCACATCGTCGAGGGCCCCTCCGGCAAGAAGTACCTCGTCGACGACGACGGCATCCTGCGGCCCATCAAATCCCACTCCGTCACCACCTGCCTGCGTGCTCACGGCCGGCCGCTCGATCCGCCGATCAGCAAGCACAAAATCGCCCTCCTGCCCAAATGGACGTCGAAGAAAGCCGCGTGCTGA
- a CDS encoding DUF1906 domain-containing protein, producing MVTQGVDYSAGYTAAVPAALIAHGYAFVMRYLSHPGNPKNISSVELTALHAAGLGVGIVFETTAERALHGEAGGKQDAQDAREQLAALGLTRAAVYFAVDFDPTAHQLDTVLHYIRGAAGVLGKERTGVYGGIAVIDKCAAADACTFFWQTSAWSHGKISPAAHLYQHIYDETIVGVQVDINDLLHPDAGITWPTGKPTG from the coding sequence ATGGTGACTCAGGGGGTCGACTACTCCGCCGGCTACACGGCGGCGGTCCCGGCCGCGCTGATCGCGCACGGCTACGCCTTCGTCATGCGCTACCTCAGCCACCCCGGCAACCCGAAGAACATCTCCTCCGTGGAACTGACCGCCCTGCACGCCGCAGGCCTGGGGGTCGGCATCGTCTTCGAGACCACCGCCGAAAGGGCCCTGCACGGCGAAGCCGGCGGCAAGCAGGACGCGCAGGACGCCCGCGAGCAACTGGCCGCGCTGGGACTGACCCGGGCCGCCGTGTATTTCGCCGTGGATTTCGACCCCACCGCCCACCAGTTGGACACGGTGCTGCACTACATCCGTGGTGCCGCCGGCGTGCTGGGAAAGGAACGCACCGGCGTGTACGGGGGTATCGCGGTCATCGACAAGTGCGCCGCGGCCGATGCGTGCACCTTCTTCTGGCAGACCTCGGCCTGGTCGCACGGGAAGATCAGCCCGGCCGCGCACCTGTACCAACACATCTACGACGAGACCATCGTCGGGGTTCAGGTCGACATCAACGACCTGCTCCACCCGGACGCCGGCATCACCTGGCCCACCGGCAAGCCGACCGGCTGA